In Athalia rosae chromosome 6, iyAthRosa1.1, whole genome shotgun sequence, one DNA window encodes the following:
- the LOC125501482 gene encoding uncharacterized protein LOC125501482, with protein MPKVNKCSFNKLWILDDALSWVRPVSTDPYSAFCTLCKVPIFLSNMGESALTSHKDGKKHKAMAINQKTTLPIYTALKISNNGSTTSSTEATTSKQSDENDPPTPILAFSALRSPDCITPASSHNSINRFSNKLNLNTYLVNDSATKAEILWCLHSVMRHSSLRDIESGLSMAKVIFPDSEIVKKVKLSKSKASYLIVYGLGRYFQDQLESLVKKCDILVVGFDESLNKISEKEQMDIAIRFWDVEKNEVSTRYLTSLFLGHTTAQDLMDAFTNNLPKDLLKKILQVSMDGPNVNLKFVKDLQIELKEISGNKKLLDLGTCGLHTLHGAFKTGITSTQWNLIPFLRALYNLFKNVPARRADYISASGSTLFPKKFCAIRWLENIPVVERARAILPHVRKYIEKCNKDKKVPKCNSYQIVTDSLGDKLLDVKLAFFQSFASEIEPFLREFQSNDPLAPFLYNAVASVLMTTMSRFVKPEVLKAYSLTKIDLEKADNLLFAKDINLGYTTNDAFRHTKLVKPVDISRFREECRKCLRIFVTKILQKSPLKFPIVKAISCFNPAIAIKNDLSCKRLSTALEIFVESNWISGIQANKIDREYKRIISLPTVQEKFKQFKRTERLDHFWMRLIELHGTESYTNLRDFTKKVMILSHGNAALERGFSINRECLLENQKEKSLIGQRVIHDAIVAQGNDLENLTVTKSMIHAARNAHAWYSEAVSKEKKEREEANKLHNEKKRTAAALKELESKKRKIFDNACKEAAQIKDEMAQLQRR; from the coding sequence atgccGAAAGTAAATAAGTGCTCCTTCAACAAACTTTGGATACTTGACGATGCTCTGTCATGGGTGAGACCAGTGTCAACTGATCCGTATTCTGCATTTTGCACTTTGTGCAAGGTACCAATCTTCCTCAGCAATATGGGGGAGAGTGCTTTAACTAGCCATAAAGATGGAAAGAAGCATAAAGCGATGGCAATTAACCAAAAGACGACCCTTCCCATTTATACTGCTCTGAAAATCTCTAACAATGGATCAACCACTTCAAGTACAGAAGCTACAACTTCAAAGCAGTCCGACGAAAATGATCCTCCTACACCAATTTTGGCATTCTCAGCGCTGCGTTCACCAGATTGTATAACTCCTGCCAGTTCTCACAACAGCATCAATAGATTTAGCAATAAGTTAAATTTGAATACCTACCTTGTAAACGATTCTGCAACGAAAGCAGAAATTCTGTGGTGCTTACACTCGGTAATGCGCCACAGTTCTTTGCGTGATATAGAAAGTGGCTTATCGATGGCTAAAGTTATCTTTCCAGATAgcgaaattgtgaaaaaagtaaaactcaGTAAATCCAAAGCATCGTACCTGATTGTGTATGGATTAGGTCGGTATTTTCAAGATCAGTTGGAAAGTCTTGTTAAAAAATGTGATATTTTAGTTGTAGGATTTGATGAGAGTTTAAATAAGATTAGTGAAAAAGAGCAAATGGATATTGCAATCCGATTTTGGGATGTCGAAAAGAATGAAGTCTCTACCCGGTACCTGACTTCCTTATTTTTGGGTCACACAACTGCTCAAGATTTAATGGATGCGTTCACTAATAATTTACCCAAAGATTTACTGAAAAAGATACTACAAGTCTCCATGGATGGTCCAAACGTAAATCTAAAATTTGTCAAAGACCTTCAAATCGAATTGAAGGAGATTtctggaaataaaaagttacTTGACTTGGGTACTTGTGGACTGCATACATTGCATGGTGCGTTTAAAACAGGTATCACCAGTACCCAATGGAACCTCATTCCATTCTTACGAGCACTGTATAATCTGTTCAAAAATGTGCCGGCGCGTAGAGCTGATTATATCAGTGCATCAGGTTCTACATTATTTCCAAAAAAGTTCTGTGCCATCAGATGGTTGGAGAATATTCCTGTCGTTGAACGAGCTCGTGCTATTTTACCGCATGTACGAAAGTATATCGAAAAGTgtaataaagataaaaaagttCCGAAGTGCAATAGTTATCAAATCGTTACAGATTCATTGGGGGACAAATTATTAGATGTAAAATTGGCCTTCTTTCAATCTTTTGCCAGTGAGATCGAACCTTTTTTGAGAGAGTTTCAATCCAATGATCCGCTTGCTCCGTTTTTGTACAATGCTGTTGCGTCTGTATTAATGACAACTATGTCCAGATTTGTAAAGCCAGAAGTTTTAAAAGCATACAGTCTAACGAAAATTGATCTAGAAAAAGCTGATAACCTCCTGTTTGCAAAAGACATAAATCTTGGATATACGACGAATGATGCCTTCCGCCATACGAAACTTGTCAAGCCTGTTGATATTTCGCGATTTCGAGAGGAATGTCGCAAATGCCTTCGAATATTTGTCaccaaaattttgcaaaaatcacCACTGAAGTTTCCAATAGTGAAGGCAATCTCTTGTTTTAACCCAGCTATAGCtattaaaaatgatttatcttGCAAGCGATTATCCACAGCTTTGGAGATCTTCGTGGAAAGTAATTGGATTTCAGGCATACAAGCGAACAAAATCGATCGAGAGTACAAACGAATTATTAGTTTACCAACAGtccaagaaaagttcaaacaGTTCAAGCGAACAGAACGTCTGGATCATTTCTGGATGCGGTTGATAGAGCTGCATGGCACGGAAAGCTACACTAACTTGCGAGATTTCACCAAAAAAGTGATGATTCTTTCGCACGGTAATGCTGCTCTTGAAAGAGGGTTTTCCATCAATCGTGAATGTTTGTTAGAAAATCAGAAAGAGAAATCTTTAATTGGGCAAAGAGTAATTCACGATGCCATAGTTGCCCAAGGTaatgatttggaaaatttgactGTTACCAAAAGTATGATTCACGCAGCGCGTAATGCACATGCTTGGTATTCAGAGGCAgtttcaaaggaaaaaaaagaacgagaagagGCAAATAAGCtgcacaatgaaaaaaaacgaactgcAGCAGCATTGAAAGAACtcgaatcaaaaaaacgaaaaatatttgacaatGCTTGCAAAGAAGCTGCtcaaataaaagatgaaatggCACAATTGCAGCGTCGTTAA